The Apium graveolens cultivar Ventura unplaced genomic scaffold, ASM990537v1 ctg3924, whole genome shotgun sequence genome segment CAAATGTAATGTATAAAAAGTAGGTATAATTTCGCTTATGTGAAGGTTATATGCCGAATCCCTGCACCCGTGTCCAATTTTGGATCTATTTTTACGAGCCCTAAATTTTAAAAAACTAAGAGTTTGATACTTGGATCCGCACCCGTAACCGACTCCGGGTAACTTAGCTTTCTTGTGGCTATATGAAGTTTCTTTTTATTGTATTCGCTTCTGTGCATATATTATCTTATACTGGTTCTCTGTATCTTTCGCTATAAATCTTGAACGCATTGCTTTGTGATTCAGGTGGGGCATATTGTCCTCATCTGACATATATGCTTAGGCCGAAAAGTGACACATTCATTTGTTGATTTGGACCAGTACATGGGCATATAATTTCTGCATTTAGCATAATGCATCTAGAAAGCTACACATACATACATATTAATCCTGGACACCTGTATTAGTGAAGTGAATGGCTTGCCACTATAAATCAATGGGGAACACTTTACCTCTTTTACCTTTTAGGCTTGTCGCATAAAAAAATTGGTTATTTTGATtcaaattattatatatgttattAATTCTTACCATAATTTATTTCTTCATGGTACCAGGATATTTTAGTTTGTTCATACTACCAGGATCTGCCAAACTGGCATTTACTATATTATACGTAATTGTATATCTTTCATGTTTATCGTCCCCAGGCGTGTTGGGAACAATATTAGTTTTGGTCGGGGTGGAATCAGAGCAACAGCTCCTTAACTACACATTAATTAATTTCTGTATGTCAGAGTCCATTTTCTGTTGCAACTTGCCTACGCGTACTTAGTGCGCATTTTTAAACAACTGACATAGGAAGGAGGCTTGTTTAAATTGCAACAATTGGTTGAAAGACATGAACATGCATAATTCACTGTACTGGACAAGAAACATCCCATTCTCTTCGTAGCAAGCTCATTGGGAGAAGGGGCTTTTATGAAACTAACGTAGGTGAACATGAGTAGACACAGTCAGATATTATTTAAGCCTACCATGTTTACTAATTTTGTGAAGTTGCTCTTATTGGTGACATTGTCTGAGTCAGTGAGAGGCTCTTAAAGCAATCCAGTGCCCAAGAGTTGTCAAGGAAAAAATTATTGCTCACTGTTGCAACTTCTATTTACCGCTTCTTTTCAGCCAGGCATCAATAAGTTAACTTTGAGATTAACTGTCAATAAACCAATTTACTGATGCAGCTTTTATTTTCCCATTTATCTCTTGCTTAATATTTACTTTGTTGAAAATTTGACTCTCATCCCCAACACATTTATAGAATTTGTACTGTATTACATGATTTTAATATATTTAACTTCTGCATTCATTTTGGCATTAGGAGAATAAACATTACTTGTTTATAAACTTCCTCCAGCTGCCTGTACAATGTTTTGTTGAACATTGCAACCAAATTAAAGTAGAACTTTACTGAAATTAAGAACATATCTAATACTGTAAACACGAATAAATTCAGATGCCTATATTCTCAATCAGTCGCAGTTATCTTATAAGAGTCCTTTTTTTGTTCTCAcattaattttgtaattttttaaattgttttcaattCTCTTTTGCTACACATTGCCTTTTTCCTCTAAGAAGTACATTACTTTGTTGTTTACTATTAATAATAATTCTATCTAGTTTGTTTTGTATTTAACAGTGCCTATGAGTTATGGTGATATGATATTTGCAGTTAGTGAGCAATTTGCACATGATTTATGAATATCTCTTTGAAGAAATGGAGTAAAATAAGCGTCCATAATGTCATCATGATACAGATTTCAAGTTATTGCTCTTTATCAAGTTTCATCAAGTTAAATTGTTGTTACCTACATAGGTGGCACTCTCTTTGATGGCTTGTATGTACTTTCTCTATGACAAGACTAAGAGTTTAGCTAGGGCTTCCATCATCGGGTAAGTTGCCCACTTCAAGACAATTCAACATTAATTAATTTTCCTGAATATTAAGATTGAAGCTTGGTTTTTTATATTGCAGCCTGGGATCACTTGTAGTTGGCTGGATTTGCGGCTCTTGTTTGGTACCTATGATCCCATCTGTTCTGATACAGCCAACATGGACCCTCGAACTCCTAACATCTCTGGTGGCCTATGTATTCTTGTTTGCTGGATGTACTTTTTTGAAATAGAAGGCCTATCTTTTTATTATTTGCAGATCACGTTTAGCACACTTCCAGAACAAAAGAATAGTTTTGAAGGGCAAAGATTTACAAGTAGATGATTGTTTGAAGTTTATACTGAAACCATGTCTTGTCATATTTCGTTTATCAATAGAGTGAAAGATTGAATTTTAATGGATGTAGAGCAAATGTCAGTGATGTTTCAGTTTGGTTCTGACATTGATATTGTACTTGGGTATTATACTGAATGCCGTATAAGGATACAGTGCATCAAGTATAACTTGGGCATCATACTTTTGTAAGGATACAGCATTACGTATGATGCCTTCTGGTCGGGTTGGATATATTTTGAATCATTCTTCCTTTTGCTTTCGACATGAGCTTGATTGTGAAAACTCTCAAGGCTACAACACCAGGTAAACCATCCCCTAAATCTGGTGCCTGTCCATGTTAATATTCTTTCTTTGCGATCTTCCCCTTATGTTGGTAAAGTTGTCAAAAGTGAGGGTTTGGAGTATAGTTTAATTTCTTTTACGAGGTAACATGAACAACAGCCAGTAAATCATAGAAGCAAACATCACATACACCAActacaaaaagaaaaaaaaaagtttCACCAAAAGTTTTATACAATTTTATAGAATTTGATTTTGTCTAAATGGTCTTGCCACGAGAATTTTAGGACTCCCGGTGTGTTAAATGGGGAAGTAATGTTATTTTTTAGTGTTGTTATATATTAGGCCAATATTCAAAATCTGGAAGTCTTTTGTAAAAGTAAGTAAAAAAAGTAGTACAAGGCAAAAATTGAAACTAACATAGTTATAGGTATTCCACTTGAGACAACACAAAAGTAATTGTTCTCACTGCAACATCTGAGACCTAATTACAATTTATTAATCATAGATTCAATAATAACCTTTCTGCATTCTCATGAAATATTTGTCGTTGCGGCTGTTCTTGAGAGCACAGCAGCCAAGTGAGTAGATAACAATGACAACAAGAGTAACACATATTGAAATAATTGCCAGAAGTTTCCACTGTTTCTTGATTCCATTGAGTACTCCTGCCTTGCAGGAACTGCAGTTGAAACACAGCTCATCCTGCTTGTTGCTCCAAGTCGTGCAGTCCGTGTTCTGATTTTCTTGACTCTGTTCCGGGGCTATCCAGAATGTTGCGTTTTTGAACTGAAATCCGCAATCTGCAGGAGGCTTGCAGCATCCGGACTAAAAGTGAAAGCCAACAAGTGATGAACAATATTAGTTAAATACTTTAATTATACCAAAATTAGTTAAAATTGACAAGATTTGATTGGATTTGTATCTTAAACATACAGAGGGTACAAATAACATTTAAGAACATTTTCGGTAAATCTAACATTAATCTCAAATTTAGTTAGGAATCCAGGGAATTAATGACAATCAAATGGAATTTAATGCAAAACAAACAACAAATCCAACATGTAAAAATAATAAAGATTTGCAGTTAAAAATTTACCTGAAGGGGTGACAAAGGACGTTCATCAAATTCGTGGGCAGTTTTAACACCAGAAAGACTAGAACAAACATGAACATCAACCAAACAACTCTTAATCTTCCCCCAATTTTTACCATTCACCACATATTTTCGCAACCAATTCGAATAATCCCCAAGCCGATACTCTTTGTACCCTTTTCCAGAAATAGCCTGTCCAACACCTTTATTCGTTACAATGACGCTAAAAATAGTGAATCCGATCAATCCCAGCACCAAAACAAACATTAAAACCACGTACAAACATAAAAACACCGAAACACCGTAACAAGAGCCAACTATACCAAGTATAGACACTCCCAGAAGAACCAAACCAAGGCACAAAAGAGGTTTTTGAATGAAACTTTGGCACAATGATCCGGGATGTGTCATCAGCCAAACTGAAAAACCAATGGCTGCAACTGACACAATCAACGTAAGAAAGTTTAGAACTGTGACTGTTTTGTTACTTGCACTACCCATTTTGCGGTATATAATATATACAAATCTGAAAGAATGTATGATGATAACCAAAGAAGAGAAATGAAACAGATGGATTGGTTGATTTATGGAGATGTGTCTGATGGGGATATGAAGTGAAACGGTTGAGTTGTGAAAGGATACTTGCGTATAGTATTTGGTTTTATTATAGACCTGCACGTCCTTTTGTTACGTGAATACACGGCAGTTAATTTTATGTAATTTAAGTCCAAAAACATGCATGTATGAGATTGAGGGGTGTCTTGGATTGCGGTTATAATTTTGATCGTGTGGGTTTGGCCCATTTTGTTCCCCTTCTTTTATGGATCTTTTTGGTTTACCACATATTTCTTgtcatcaaaaatcaaaaataacTGAATGTAcagttatttatttataaattgtaaAAGCATCTCCGACCATCATAGCTAAAATGGTTAGTCAAATCAGGATTATGTAAAATTTTATTAAACTAGTAAGCCATGCACTCCAGTGGTATTAGCTGTAATTATTAGCTATAtttaaaaatattgttttattcctatttttcagatttatatgtatatatataaactttaaataataaaataaatttagttaatacttaattcaatacatgaataaaatatataattgtaagttaataattattacaactgaaaatataataacatataaatattacaaaaatatttttaacaaaaagttactaatatatattgttaattgagtaaagttctatggagtccaccttttaattggagtcctcggagttcATCTAtattctgcaaataaaatatcttctaaAACATGTTATCTTACAAAACATATTTCATAAATATCATTAtttcaataaaatcatgcaaatctcaaatatttacaagtacaatatgtatgttctgcaacatgaacatttatgttctgcaaactaaacatgttttgtagaataatatattttgcaacgttctacttgtaaaatctatgcaatctgcaagattttcaataaaattgtgatatttgtagaatatcattcgaaaaataattcgttttgcaacaatttaagctatattttacttgcagaacatatatggactccaagGACTCCAATGAAATAGGGGACTCCATAGAATCTAACccttgttatatatatatatatatatattgtttgttaaaaataattaataaattttgttaatacGAGAACAATATTTTTAcacttaatattatataaattaaaaatattatatataaaataataattttaatatttatgtattaaatattatataaatatgcGCATGTATTaatgtgtatgtgtatatagtaATGTGTTGATTTAGGTCTAAACATGAATTAAATCTAACGTGGAAGATATAGCTAACAACTACAGATTCAACAAATATAGAAGACGAGATGAAAAATATCTAATTTTTTTTGCTAACACGTGATGTAGTTGGAGTGGTGTTTTTTTTTACCTAATATTTATATCCGAGTGCCAGATAGGATTTTTAGCTAACAAAATGTtatggttggagatgctctaactCCTTATTAAACAATTGAGCTAAGTTTTTTTTTCCCATTTTATAAGCTTGTACATGTCACTATGATGGTCTTGTACTTTTACGAATTTTTTAATACATGTTTTGAATAGTTACGGCCAAGGTTACCTTAAAATTGTTGTTTTTTATTGCATcctttttttataaatattttcataaGATAGCATAACTTCAAAtgaaaatttaataaaaataatatttttctaagaAAAAATGCATTTTGTGTACCTGAAATTTGGTCAATCCATCACTTCAATGATAACCTGTGAAAACTATCACTTGCAATACTGCagtttaaatttaattaaaatttgtgTATTCCCGTTAGGGACCAGTTAACAGTGTGAGGGTAAAATGGTCCAAAAACAGGTTTTGaaaattaatttgaatttaaacAAATCAAAGGGTGGATATTAAAGAAGGTGACCTGAATGTTGTAAAACTTTTTACCGGAATCTAGGCCCCCAGATTCCGGCCATCGAAACAATAATCCGACAAAGTTAGGTTTGTGTAAAAAATGATCTGTTTTTATGGTTTTCAGCTCAAAAACTCTCCATAAGACTATGAGAATTCGATGTTATCATCAACAACAACAAACCAACGATTCGTCATCTCCAACgaataatcaaataaaaatccaattttttttttgaCAACATCAAAGTACAATATCTGAACAAAACTCATCAATTATCATCTAATAACTATTAACGAAGTTAACAACGAAGTAATACCGTCAATTTACGATGATTCCAGCCAAAATTTGGATGAACACCGACAAAAAAATACGAAACCGACGAGTGAAAACTAGCAATCAAACCTAAGAATTGATGATATAAATGTATATGTGATGTTTCAAGTTTCAATTTGGCTAGTCATACGCAAGATTTGAAGTTCAATACACAATAAAAGTGTTCTTGATATTCAAGAACAAAAATCCTGATTAAATAATTCTCTCAACTTagtttttattaatataatactTTTTATTAATGTTGTTAGATGGTCCTTGACGATATAcacaaattttaattaaatttaaattgaAGTATTGTAAGTGATAGTTTTCAAAGGTTATCATTTAAGCGGTGGATTGACCAAACTCCAGGTACACAAAATGCATATTTGTCTTTTTCTAAAATACTTTTGTTGGTAGTTTTTTCTTCTGTAATATATTAGAAAATAGAAAGTGATTAAAATACTAGCCGTAGAGTTGCCGTGAGACATGCATTGACACCTAATGTTTTCCCCTGATTAAGTCCTTTCAATTTGATTAAAATCACGGGCATGACTCAAAATATTTAGATTCAGAACTGTTGATCCAAAATTCTGATATGATATGCATGTAATACATGTGTATCCAGAGCTACACATTCTGAGAATGCGCGTCAGGGATACGCATGTCTCGCCTGCGcatcttttcttttattttagtaagcaaaaattaaaaaaagttttttttaaaaaaaagccGAATACAAATTTCTATAATGCGTATATCGGATATGCATACACGTAATGCGTATCCtttgtaaatattttaaaaaataagtaAAGAGACGCATTCTAAAAATACGTATTAGGGGACACGCAGTTTCAGAATGCGTGTCTTTTGTTTTTTATACATTCCCATGTAAAATGTGTCTCTTGTCGTTATTTTGGGCCGCCACTTATGCATATAGGTATTTTGGGCGAAAATGTGAGTATTTTGGACATTTTTTTATCATTTGGTAATTCATAAGTctaaaataaaacttaaaaagtttaatatatatatatagttatttGATATAGTATCTAATTAGCCGTATAATTCGAGTCGAGTTTGTGCATATCAAATTCGAGTTCGAACTTTCTTTTTTATCGAGTCGAGTCGAGCTCAAAAATAAACGAGCCTTGTAATTATGTTTGAACTCGACCCATAAAATAAACGAGTCAAGCTTGATCTATTCACGAGCTTTCGAACTTATCGAGTTTTTCGAGTTTTTTAACAAAATTCTCCGAGTTTATCGAGTTTACGAGcctatttgggttattatcgagTTTTCGAGTTTTGATTTCAATTTCACGAAACTCACTTGATTATATTATCATAATTCTACTTTCAACCTAAAAATATAGTTCCATTTTGATTCAGAATAACAGACTTAATATTTTCGGTACTGTACTTTTCCagttaattaaaaaatattttaatagaGCGCGGATGAATATCTCAACTAGTTAAGAATTCATCATCCGTCGTCCCAAGTTCTAGTCCTGAGTTCCATCATCGCTGACCCCTTTAATATCATCTATTCATACATAttttgcatatatatatattttttattacaaacTAAACATCTTATAATATACGAtgataataaaaataataaataatattctttttTATTTGTGAACAAATTTGATTTTAACTTCTTCAAAAGTGGCACCATGAACTAAGAatcattaatatttctaaaaattattagtGCAACTAGGGTTACgacttataaattatttttatcaatgcAACTAGGGTTATGacttataaattatttataatcaAAAAACCGAACTTAACCGAATGATTTTTACATTGACCGGTAACATTTAACATACATTTATTTTCTATTATATATACAATACTGCAATATCAACTTTTTGTGaaaatattttattcaaaattgcTATTTTATCCTcgtatttttttaaatattaaaaattattgttGATGGGAATCGAACCCATGTCAACAATTTACAAACTTACCACATCAACCACTTGAGTTAGAGACACGCTTATTTAAATCTTAATAACATCAAGAATTGAACTAGAGTTTATTTATTTACATGGGGTGTCTTGCCctatatttaatttgattttttaatatttatatataagatATAATTTGAGACTTGATTAAATAACTCATTTCGATATGCTAACTTTATACTTGTGCATAACAACAAGAGTATATTTTTTTAGTtgtataaatttttatttataatcaaATTTAGAATTCACAGGAAACTTTAATAAACTTTTTCGTTGAAAACCCAAATTTCTTGTGTAACATAACCAACTTTGTTTTATCAACGAATCGAAGCATGATCTTCTAATCATAATAGTTTTAAAATTACATTTCTTTTTGTAACCACTAGACCATGTTAACCCCTTTATACTAATTTTATAGAAGAATAATGTAGGATATGCATAAGCGTAAAATATACAATATAGATAGACGAATATTCGATAAATAAACAAACTCGTCAAATAAATGAATAATCTAGATAAATGAAAAAAATTTCGTTACCGGGTGTATTCATTTATCGATATTTTACTGTACATATTTGTGATTGTTTCATACTCCTCTTAAACTTTTCACAAATTTTCAGCACATCTGTAATTCACAAGTCATGCGATTACTCTCCCTTttaattattttggtaatttggttgattatttttatcattaaaaCTGACGTATAATTTATTTATGTTTTATAACACAATCAAATAGCCAAGTTTATCCCGACATGAGCAAAAGGTAAAGGGGTAGGCCGATAAAAAACAACTCGGTACTTTTTTTAGTCATCTACAGAAGGAGATTGCAAAAAAATAGATTTGAGACACAAATATTTTAAAGAGAAGATTATTCTCTttaccaatatatatatatatatatatatccattcACGATCTCAAAATAAGAGCAAAAGATCAATCTTTATAAATCGATAATTAGTGCAAAactatgaaaataaaataatatttatgaaTAAACAACTTAGAATCAATCTATACCCCGTAAGTACATAATATATGACGTAGAGTAAGCCAATAATGTGAAaattttaatatcttatgttgATATAAATTAATGCGCTTGAGctctttataggatcaagtcaattgattatttgtattaaaattgcTAAGATCCCTGATagcgcattattatttttgggacttgtcccgattttaaaaatattcaaaatttgatatgatattgaacaatatatattttaaaaatattcaaaatttgatatgagattttgttaggaatatgtgtatcagtttgatgataagttaaacaaaatatttaagtagaaatctagtgattgtagcctcaacggataggaccatcttggctatccgttgaaggagtagctttacttagcaataaatttagtattgtagcacattttattctctgaattcaagttgtaattcttagatgttgtaggaaagtatcagtcatgttgactactagtggatatgcgaataggagggctaattgtaaatatttcatgccttgtaattttgtataagtgaagaagtatcaactgatattgaagaccttcaacggataagaaataaagcttcaacggatgtctctaatgcttcaacggataatatccatcaacggataagtgcttcaacggataaagacttcaactgataatgcatcaacggataaagctttaacggataaagcctcaacggataaggcatcaacggatgaaagcttcaacggatgcttagttcattagcagttgatagtgacaattcataagctgacagggttgacagagacaaactggaatgtggaagcctctaggaggaatcaagaaaatgcagcattcccattctgatacaaacaaggaagtattcaaagattcacagattatcctagattgcattggatagagaaatgaagaagaaatatgtgaagaatcctttcaattgtattttacagttttgtcttcacttgtaaacttggtgttatataaaccaagtagcagctagtaattagaagtgattttttcctgagctgtttagaaatatcaagagaggaaatcatctagtttgtactaggaagcagctgtgatttaattctttgaatcacagattttctgaaataacacatctctggtggaacaacaaatccaccagaaaagtttttaagttctttgtgttctttacatttgtatttgaatatatatctgtctgtatcagcttcaagcaattcacacacatttgttcccttaaacacttagccttagaaactgctcaaaacttgcaaaagttttgagatttacattcaacccctcttctgtaaatctcattgttagtccactgggaataacaattggtatcagagcaagctcttagcatacaaagagtttaaagatctattttgctaacatcatgagtgcacagaagaatcctcctgctaccatcatgagtaggaaggatattggtataaagatcccagtcctggaaaaagataattatcatcactggaaagtgaagatgcatttacatcttctttctcaagatgaaagctacatcaactgtattgaaaatggtcctcacatccctcacaaagtagccacagctgctactgcaacagttgctgttggacagtccattcccaagccaaaagcagaatggactattgaagacatggaagaaatccgcaaggacaagagagccatgaacattttgtttaatggcttagatcaagatatgtttgacaatgtcatcaatagccaaactgcaaaggaagtttgggatactgtacaaatcatctgtgaaggtactgagcaggtcagaagaacaagatgcagcttcttattcaacagtatgaatattttcactttgaagaaggtgaatcattaaatgataccttcaacagatttcagaaactgttaaatggattgaagttgtatggtagagtgtaccaagtcaaggattccaacttaaaatttcttaggtctctgccaaaggaatggaagcccatgactgtctctttaagaaattctcaagattataagaacttcacacttgaaagattatatggaattctgaaaacttatgaacttgaaatggagcaggatgagctgttggaaaagggaaagaaaaaaggaggaacagttgctcttgtagctgacagtgagaagatggaagccaggaatgaggagaagacaatgccaagtctcaaaattggcacaagcaaatcagaatcaagcaagggtaaagagcaagcagctgaggatgaagacaattccagtcaggatgactctgatgatgttgatgaacatctggcttttctgtccaggaggtttgcaaagatgaaggtcagaaaaaatacaaagttcactaagccaaacaaaaacatggtggacaaatcaaagttcaaatgttacaactgtggcattagtggacactttgcaagtgagtgtagaaatctaacttctgataaaaagaaatttgagcaagttgattacaaaaagaagtattttgatttaatcaaacaaaaggaaagagcttttctcactcaagatgattgggcagcagatggggtcaatgaagatgatgatatggaatatgtcaacctagccctgatggctaattctgatgaaaatgaaactagttcatcaagcaa includes the following:
- the LOC141701493 gene encoding tetraspanin-8-like — translated: MGSASNKTVTVLNFLTLIVSVAAIGFSVWLMTHPGSLCQSFIQKPLLCLGLVLLGVSILGIVGSCYGVSVFLCLYVVLMFVLVLGLIGFTIFSVIVTNKGVGQAISGKGYKEYRLGDYSNWLRKYVVNGKNWGKIKSCLVDVHVCSSLSGVKTAHEFDERPLSPLQSGCCKPPADCGFQFKNATFWIAPEQSQENQNTDCTTWSNKQDELCFNCSSCKAGVLNGIKKQWKLLAIISICVTLVVIVIYSLGCCALKNSRNDKYFMRMQKGYY